In a genomic window of Methanobacterium sp.:
- a CDS encoding DUF362 domain-containing protein: MSKVAVMKTSPETVVEDYKHIMNLSDYTKSLSKENKTILKLNLSWTLYYPACSTPPWQLEGVLNTLKRDGYHDVVAVENQTVVTHPWKGAYYNKWLPLLNQYRIDFEPLTDVEWVSYRPESEMLAMNEIFGEVYVPEMFYNSNVIHFPTVKTHGHTTTTGAMKNAFGGLIPKYRHHAHKKIHEVLVDLLIIQKEIHKGIFSVMDGCVCGNGAGPRTMEPFYGNIILGSEDQVAIDALAAKIMGFDPLKIDYIKMAHDKGLGMGDVDQIEIVGIDEGELKKMNFGFQTIKSPVIRWDQRLRKKTMGMKRLHALLFNSPIFKTFIFASEFYHDRLWYPVIGKKKIDEYKKTEWGQMFEKYEYGDFPKYSKVKEWDPY, encoded by the coding sequence ATGTCTAAGGTTGCAGTTATGAAAACTTCACCAGAAACTGTTGTTGAAGATTATAAGCACATTATGAATCTATCAGATTACACAAAATCATTATCAAAAGAGAATAAAACCATTTTAAAACTCAATCTTTCATGGACACTTTATTATCCTGCCTGTTCCACGCCCCCGTGGCAGCTTGAAGGCGTTTTAAATACTTTAAAGAGAGATGGATATCATGATGTTGTGGCTGTTGAGAATCAAACCGTGGTAACTCATCCATGGAAAGGAGCATACTATAATAAATGGCTCCCCCTTTTAAATCAGTACAGAATAGATTTTGAACCATTAACAGATGTAGAATGGGTTTCTTACAGGCCTGAATCTGAAATGCTTGCCATGAACGAAATTTTTGGGGAAGTTTATGTTCCAGAAATGTTTTACAACTCCAATGTGATTCATTTTCCCACAGTAAAAACCCACGGCCACACCACGACCACAGGAGCTATGAAAAATGCCTTCGGTGGTTTAATCCCCAAGTACAGACACCATGCCCACAAAAAAATACATGAAGTCCTTGTTGATTTACTGATAATTCAAAAAGAAATTCACAAAGGAATATTTTCAGTTATGGACGGATGCGTCTGTGGAAATGGAGCAGGGCCAAGGACCATGGAACCATTTTACGGAAACATAATTTTAGGAAGTGAAGATCAGGTAGCTATCGATGCACTTGCAGCAAAAATCATGGGTTTCGATCCCCTGAAAATAGATTACATTAAAATGGCTCATGATAAAGGGCTTGGAATGGGTGACGTTGACCAGATAGAAATAGTTGGAATAGATGAGGGGGAACTTAAGAAGATGAATTTCGGATTTCAGACCATAAAAAGCCCTGTTATCAGGTGGGATCAGCGCTTAAGAAAGAAAACAATGGGCATGAAAAGACTGCATGCACTTCTTTTCAATTCACCAATCTTTAAAACATTTATTTTTGCCTCAGAATTCTACCATGACAGATTATGGTATCCTGTAATTGGAAAAAAGAAAATAGATGAATATAAAAAGACAGAATGGGGCCAGATGTTTGAGAAGTACGAATACGGTGATTTTCCAAAATACAGCAAAGTAAAGGAATGGGATCCTTATTAG
- a CDS encoding lysylphosphatidylglycerol synthase transmembrane domain-containing protein, with amino-acid sequence MIKNKFWLIILFAVAVYLIMAVYADLDNLLSAIQHFNWIFFIVMIILTTTAYFIRFLKWNYFLKSVDIHLNLKDNLFVFLSGLGMIITPAKVGEIWKGWLIKDMNGESLSKTVPVVIVDRLTDLTGLIILSTLGILYYKEGSYILIILILLFTGFFASIKSKKISGKIISILEVRASKYSKDIKRMHLTFEKLMGPENIFTMSFLSAFAWFFECLALYFIIIGFGESISVLMSTFVFSFASLAGAVSMIPGGIGVAEVTFSGLLQYFGIGAATSVGVALIIRSGTLWYGTILGFLVYFIFKKRIIKGTTK; translated from the coding sequence TTGATAAAAAATAAATTCTGGCTGATTATTCTTTTTGCAGTGGCTGTTTATTTAATAATGGCAGTATACGCAGATTTGGATAATCTATTATCTGCTATCCAGCACTTTAACTGGATATTTTTTATTGTAATGATAATTTTAACTACAACAGCCTATTTTATCCGGTTTTTGAAGTGGAACTATTTCCTTAAAAGTGTAGATATCCATCTAAATTTGAAAGATAATCTATTCGTGTTTTTAAGTGGTCTTGGAATGATCATAACTCCTGCAAAAGTGGGGGAAATATGGAAAGGATGGCTCATAAAAGACATGAATGGGGAGAGTTTAAGTAAAACTGTCCCGGTTGTAATTGTAGATAGGCTTACAGATTTAACTGGCCTGATTATACTCTCAACACTTGGAATTCTGTATTATAAAGAAGGATCCTATATCCTGATCATTTTGATACTTTTATTTACCGGATTTTTTGCCTCCATAAAGTCAAAAAAGATTTCCGGTAAAATTATAAGTATCCTTGAGGTAAGAGCAAGTAAATATTCTAAAGACATTAAAAGAATGCATTTAACTTTTGAAAAATTGATGGGCCCTGAAAATATATTCACCATGTCATTTTTAAGTGCGTTTGCATGGTTTTTTGAATGTTTAGCCTTATATTTTATAATTATTGGATTTGGAGAATCCATAAGTGTTTTAATGTCCACATTTGTATTCAGCTTTGCATCGTTAGCAGGGGCAGTGAGCATGATCCCGGGAGGTATTGGAGTTGCAGAAGTAACATTTTCTGGATTACTGCAATATTTTGGGATAGGAGCTGCAACATCTGTGGGTGTGGCATTGATAATAAGATCTGGAACACTCTGGTATGGGACGATTTTAGGATTCCTTGTATATTTCATCTTTAAAAAAAGAATTATTAAAGGAACTACAAAATAA
- a CDS encoding PHP domain-containing protein has protein sequence MKYDLHVHSKYSSDGFLSPEKIVKIAQKRGLSGIAVTDHDTIKGGLETKKYEDENFKVIIGSEVSTSKGEVIGLYLSEEIKSNHFHEVIDEIKSQEGIVVVPHPFDVMRRSTFHIEKKDTGNINSIEVFNSRCVHDKYNQKACEFAKINHLGITGGSDAHFANEIGNAGIITETEDVRKSILKNNLKVFGKRSTPLNHVLTKIVKMSRKYF, from the coding sequence ATGAAATACGACCTTCATGTACACTCAAAATATTCATCTGATGGATTTCTAAGTCCAGAAAAAATAGTTAAAATTGCACAAAAAAGAGGCCTTTCTGGAATTGCAGTTACAGATCACGACACCATTAAAGGGGGCTTAGAGACAAAAAAATATGAAGACGAAAATTTTAAGGTTATAATCGGTTCAGAAGTATCCACATCTAAAGGGGAGGTAATAGGATTATATTTATCTGAAGAAATAAAATCAAATCATTTTCATGAAGTTATAGATGAAATAAAATCTCAAGAAGGCATAGTTGTTGTCCCCCATCCTTTTGATGTAATGAGGAGATCCACATTCCATATAGAAAAAAAAGACACTGGTAACATAAATAGTATAGAAGTATTCAATTCCCGGTGTGTTCATGATAAATACAATCAAAAAGCTTGTGAATTTGCAAAAATTAATCATTTAGGAATTACAGGAGGGAGTGACGCTCATTTTGCAAATGAAATTGGGAATGCAGGAATAATTACAGAGACTGAAGATGTTAGAAAATCAATTTTAAAGAACAATTTAAAGGTGTTTGGAAAAAGATCAACCCCTTTAAACCATGTATTAACAAAGATTGTAAAAATGAGTAGAAAATATTTTTAA
- a CDS encoding glycosyltransferase family 39 protein — translation MLNKFYLNLSSRNRDILITVFLSILIVITRIPFVSKYLYEWDSVNYALGFENFNILNHQPHPPGYIFYVGLGKWLNTIFNDPNTTMIFISILFSILTLVLIYFLAKEMFSRQIAIISSLLLVFNPLFWYYGEIATIYPSEAFFASLIAFLSYSVFKGKEKYFYPSVLALGLAGGFRQDIVVFMFPLWLFCLFYNNREPVRFIKALLVLIPSVLVWFIPTILFSGGYEQYSQASATLYKMCFPRSSLLFGSTLINRLSAIGAFFAWTGIGLTFTGLFILALFNKYRGTGPIHLFRLNIKNPKVIFVTLWILPASLVYVLIHIAKPGYILVFVPILTIILAYFANELCRCLNIKYPVFSLKKWIRIVLTATIIFNSVFFLFPYNIDEERLWETPISSLNPYERIIWGIDTSFMYGSGKINSNDHSTHAYLDAISKVPGTSSNNTLIIMGEINRGNEGFNWRKAMYYLPDYRIYYLIEAENFITSPWYGKNHTSKWADSNTFKIPLDNSTEKIIWIISDKSIYFPQITSQINVKTINLSDGKKIYYSDIKTNKIKNNELIFQGPKQF, via the coding sequence GTGCTAAATAAATTTTATCTAAACTTAAGTTCACGAAATAGAGATATACTTATTACAGTGTTTTTAAGCATTTTAATAGTGATTACAAGGATTCCATTCGTTAGTAAGTATCTTTATGAGTGGGATTCTGTAAATTACGCCTTAGGATTTGAAAATTTTAATATTTTAAACCATCAACCCCACCCTCCAGGATATATATTTTATGTAGGACTTGGAAAATGGCTTAACACAATTTTTAACGACCCTAACACTACCATGATATTTATCAGTATCCTGTTTAGTATTCTAACTCTCGTATTAATTTATTTCCTCGCTAAGGAAATGTTTTCAAGGCAGATTGCTATAATATCTTCCCTATTACTTGTTTTTAACCCCCTGTTCTGGTATTATGGAGAAATAGCCACGATTTATCCAAGTGAAGCATTTTTTGCTTCTCTAATCGCATTTTTATCTTATAGTGTGTTTAAAGGAAAAGAAAAGTATTTTTATCCTTCAGTATTAGCTTTGGGCCTTGCAGGAGGGTTCAGGCAGGATATAGTAGTATTTATGTTTCCTTTATGGTTATTCTGTCTTTTTTACAATAATAGAGAGCCTGTAAGATTTATAAAGGCATTATTAGTGCTTATACCTTCTGTTTTAGTCTGGTTTATTCCTACAATTCTATTTTCAGGGGGTTATGAACAGTATTCCCAGGCATCAGCCACATTATACAAAATGTGTTTCCCCAGATCGTCCCTCCTCTTTGGATCAACCCTTATTAATAGGCTTTCAGCTATTGGGGCATTTTTTGCATGGACAGGAATTGGTTTAACCTTTACAGGATTGTTTATTTTAGCATTATTCAATAAATATCGTGGTACTGGTCCAATACACTTATTTAGGCTTAATATCAAAAATCCAAAAGTAATATTTGTTACTTTATGGATATTGCCTGCGTCCCTTGTTTATGTGCTGATTCACATAGCCAAGCCCGGTTATATTCTTGTATTCGTTCCTATTTTAACTATTATTTTAGCGTATTTTGCAAATGAGCTTTGCAGATGTTTAAATATAAAATACCCGGTATTTTCTCTTAAAAAATGGATCCGCATAGTTCTTACAGCTACTATAATATTTAACTCTGTATTTTTCTTGTTTCCATATAACATAGATGAAGAAAGGCTATGGGAAACCCCAATCAGCAGTTTGAATCCTTATGAAAGGATAATATGGGGAATTGATACTTCATTCATGTATGGTAGTGGAAAAATAAATTCAAACGACCACAGTACCCATGCTTATCTTGATGCTATATCCAAAGTTCCAGGAACCAGTTCCAACAATACTCTTATCATTATGGGGGAAATAAACAGGGGAAATGAAGGTTTTAACTGGCGTAAAGCCATGTATTATCTGCCAGATTACAGAATTTATTACTTAATAGAGGCTGAAAACTTTATAACATCTCCATGGTATGGTAAAAATCATACCAGTAAATGGGCAGATTCTAATACATTTAAAATTCCACTGGATAATTCAACTGAAAAAATTATATGGATAATAAGCGATAAATCAATCTATTTCCCACAAATTACCTCCCAGATAAATGTAAAAACTATTAATCTATCTGATGGTAAGAAGATATACTATTCAGACATAAAAACTAATAAGATAAAGAATAATGAATTAATTTTCCAGGGGCCCAAACAATTTTAG
- a CDS encoding decaprenyl-phosphate phosphoribosyltransferase — translation MIKELIVSMRPRQWYKNLVIFIGIVFSLNLLNFNLWIDAVAAFAVFCALSGSVYLINDTLDIEKDRNHPKKRLRPVASGKLKPAHAMAFSLSIIIIVMGIAYLINILFLGAAITFFLLILIYSVFLKHVIIVDIMIISTGFVIRAVAGCLAVGVLISPWLIICAFLLALFLGIGKRRHELVLLGEKSGDHRKILDSYSTEMLDQMINITTSALIMSYSLYTFFTGKIFIMLTIPFVFYGIFRYIYLVHTENFGGEPEMLFKDKGMLMSVVLWVLLVISVLYGNYVFRFLGVF, via the coding sequence ATGATAAAAGAACTGATAGTTTCAATGCGTCCAAGACAGTGGTACAAAAATCTGGTTATTTTTATCGGGATTGTATTTTCATTAAATCTCTTAAACTTTAATCTCTGGATCGATGCAGTTGCTGCATTTGCAGTTTTCTGTGCACTTTCAGGCAGTGTTTATTTAATTAATGACACTCTGGATATTGAAAAGGATAGAAATCATCCTAAAAAGCGTTTAAGACCTGTTGCATCTGGTAAGTTAAAACCTGCACATGCAATGGCATTTTCACTATCAATAATTATAATAGTCATGGGCATTGCCTATTTAATCAATATACTATTTTTAGGCGCAGCAATAACATTTTTCCTTTTGATATTGATTTACTCAGTATTTTTAAAACACGTTATTATTGTGGATATAATGATAATATCAACAGGGTTTGTTATAAGGGCTGTTGCTGGATGTTTAGCAGTGGGTGTACTTATTTCTCCATGGCTTATAATCTGTGCATTCCTCTTAGCATTGTTTTTAGGGATTGGAAAGCGGAGACATGAATTAGTACTACTTGGAGAAAAATCAGGAGATCATAGAAAAATTCTAGATAGTTATTCTACAGAAATGCTTGATCAGATGATAAATATTACTACCAGCGCTTTAATCATGTCATATTCCCTCTATACATTCTTTACCGGTAAAATATTCATCATGCTTACTATTCCATTTGTATTTTACGGTATTTTTAGATATATATATCTTGTTCATACTGAAAACTTTGGAGGAGAACCTGAAATGCTATTTAAAGATAAAGGAATGTTAATGAGCGTGGTTCTATGGGTGTTACTGGTCATATCTGTGCTATATGGAAATTATGTATTTCGGTTTTTAGGAGTATTTTAG
- a CDS encoding phosphorylating glyceraldehyde-3-phosphate dehydrogenase, with protein MKSVGINGYGTIGKRVADAVSAQDDMKIVGITKRSPDFESRIAVDKGYDLYISAPERESSFEDAGIKVTGTAEELFEKLDIVVDCTPEGIGAKNKENIYEKIGLKAVFQGGEKHDNIGLSFNSFSNYEDAYGKDYARVVSCNTTGLCRTLKPVDDLCGIKKVRAVMVRRGADPGQVKKGPINAIVPNPPTVPSHHGPDLQTVMYGLDITTMALLVPTTLMHQHNLMVELESQVSVDDIKDTLNKTPRVLLLKASEGLGSTAEFMEYAKELGRSRNDLFETGVWEESVNIAHGELYYMQAIHQESDVIPENVDAIRAMLEMENNPQKSIEKTNKAMGVL; from the coding sequence ATGAAATCCGTGGGGATAAATGGATATGGAACAATAGGTAAAAGAGTAGCAGATGCTGTTTCTGCACAGGATGACATGAAAATTGTAGGAATTACCAAAAGAAGCCCTGATTTTGAATCCCGAATAGCTGTAGATAAAGGTTATGACCTTTACATAAGTGCTCCTGAAAGGGAAAGCTCTTTTGAAGATGCAGGTATTAAAGTAACTGGAACTGCTGAAGAACTCTTCGAAAAACTGGACATAGTTGTAGATTGTACTCCAGAAGGTATTGGCGCTAAAAATAAGGAAAATATTTACGAAAAAATAGGTTTAAAAGCCGTATTTCAAGGTGGAGAAAAACACGATAATATAGGGCTTTCATTTAACTCATTTTCAAATTATGAAGACGCTTACGGGAAAGATTATGCAAGAGTAGTATCATGTAACACCACCGGACTCTGCAGAACCTTGAAACCAGTTGATGACCTCTGCGGAATTAAAAAGGTAAGGGCAGTGATGGTTAGAAGGGGTGCTGATCCCGGGCAGGTTAAAAAAGGTCCAATCAATGCTATAGTCCCTAATCCTCCAACCGTGCCTTCACACCACGGTCCTGACCTTCAAACAGTAATGTATGGTCTGGACATTACCACAATGGCTCTCCTGGTGCCTACAACATTAATGCACCAGCACAATTTGATGGTGGAACTTGAATCCCAGGTCAGTGTTGATGATATAAAAGATACCTTAAATAAAACTCCAAGGGTTCTTTTACTTAAAGCAAGTGAAGGTCTGGGGTCAACAGCCGAATTTATGGAGTATGCTAAAGAATTAGGCCGATCCAGAAATGATTTATTCGAAACTGGTGTTTGGGAAGAATCCGTGAATATTGCCCATGGAGAACTCTACTATATGCAGGCCATTCACCAGGAATCAGATGTTATTCCTGAAAACGTGGACGCAATAAGGGCCATGCTTGAAATGGAAAATAATCCCCAAAAATCTATAGAAAAAACAAATAAGGCCATGGGAGTTCTTTAG
- a CDS encoding SIS domain-containing protein yields MLRLVLEEITSHIKSMEIDDNATKLMENYLCEATKVFICGFGESELVGKAFASRLSGIRRDVYVVSETIVPEIDEGSVLIAISGSGETEPTLTITKKAVQKGAKIISLTSFTGSPLNQISDVAIEIPGRIKAKTKNYIERRVAGEYEPLTPFGALFEISARIYLEGIIAELADKNICS; encoded by the coding sequence ATGTTAAGGCTCGTGCTTGAAGAGATAACATCTCACATTAAATCCATGGAAATTGATGATAACGCTACAAAACTCATGGAAAATTATTTGTGTGAAGCTACAAAAGTTTTTATATGTGGTTTTGGAGAATCAGAACTTGTTGGAAAAGCTTTTGCCTCAAGACTTAGCGGAATCCGCAGGGATGTATACGTGGTCAGTGAGACCATTGTTCCTGAAATTGATGAAGGAAGCGTTCTAATAGCAATATCTGGATCTGGGGAAACTGAACCAACATTAACCATTACAAAAAAAGCAGTGCAAAAAGGTGCAAAAATTATATCATTAACTTCTTTTACTGGTTCACCTCTAAACCAAATATCTGATGTTGCAATTGAAATTCCAGGTAGAATAAAAGCAAAAACCAAAAACTACATAGAAAGAAGAGTAGCTGGTGAATATGAGCCTTTAACACCTTTTGGAGCCTTATTTGAGATATCTGCAAGGATATATCTTGAAGGTATCATTGCAGAACTTGCAGATAAGAATATCTGTTCATAA
- a CDS encoding response regulator: MNKKYIPVEILLVEDNPADIRLIMEVLKDFKIKNNLNVVTDGIKAMEFLNKEGEYHDSPTPNLILLDLNLPRKDGREVLKEIKQDKRFMYIPVVILTTSKSEEDILNSYRNHANCFITKPIDFKRFMEVIHTIEDFWIGMVKLPPSR; this comes from the coding sequence ATGAATAAAAAATATATTCCTGTGGAAATACTGCTTGTTGAAGATAATCCTGCAGATATACGCCTGATTATGGAAGTTTTAAAGGATTTTAAAATAAAAAACAATTTAAATGTAGTTACAGATGGCATAAAAGCAATGGAATTTCTAAATAAAGAAGGAGAATATCATGATTCTCCAACACCCAATTTAATCTTACTGGACTTAAATCTGCCCCGTAAGGATGGACGTGAAGTGCTTAAAGAAATTAAACAAGACAAACGCTTTATGTACATCCCTGTTGTTATTTTAACCACGTCAAAGAGTGAAGAAGACATTTTAAATAGTTACAGGAATCATGCTAACTGTTTTATCACAAAACCAATAGATTTCAAGCGGTTTATGGAAGTTATACATACTATTGAGGATTTCTGGATTGGTATGGTTAAATTACCTCCTTCCAGATGA
- the moaA gene encoding GTP 3',8-cyclase MoaA has product MTVSDKFERPIISLRISITNRCNVRCFYCHHDGIIPGSYEMTPDEICRAAKVAADTGVQKIRLSGGEPLIRDDIIDIVEKITAIGFKDVALTTNGTLLGKYAHKLKSAGLNRVNVSFDTLNPETYRFITKRDYIKNAKEGIKKASKAGLYPVKVNMVVMKGINHHEIWDMFQFCKENKAILQLIELLKTDNCPDNGFYDEYHFNMDKVEQKLTKIADKVKTRHFMQDRKKYFVEGGEIEVVKPMDNTQFCKNCTRIRITPEGKIKPCLLRNDNLVDLLGPMHKGYCDDELKKLFLKAVRDREPFFTGKC; this is encoded by the coding sequence ATGACAGTGTCAGATAAGTTTGAAAGACCAATAATTTCTCTTAGAATCTCAATAACCAATCGCTGCAATGTTCGATGCTTCTACTGCCATCACGACGGAATAATTCCAGGAAGCTATGAAATGACTCCAGATGAGATATGCAGAGCTGCAAAAGTGGCTGCAGATACTGGAGTTCAAAAAATAAGGCTTTCTGGTGGAGAACCATTAATTAGGGATGACATCATTGATATTGTGGAGAAAATAACAGCTATTGGATTTAAAGATGTAGCTTTAACTACTAATGGCACATTACTTGGAAAATATGCCCATAAATTAAAATCTGCTGGTTTGAATCGTGTCAATGTGAGTTTTGATACTCTAAATCCTGAAACATACCGCTTTATAACTAAAAGAGATTATATTAAAAATGCAAAGGAAGGAATTAAAAAAGCTTCAAAGGCAGGGCTTTATCCAGTTAAGGTTAATATGGTAGTAATGAAGGGAATTAACCATCATGAAATATGGGACATGTTCCAGTTTTGCAAAGAAAATAAAGCAATTTTACAGCTTATAGAGCTTTTAAAAACAGATAATTGCCCAGATAATGGCTTTTATGATGAATACCATTTTAATATGGATAAAGTTGAACAAAAGCTCACTAAAATAGCAGATAAAGTTAAAACAAGGCATTTTATGCAGGACCGGAAAAAGTACTTTGTAGAAGGTGGGGAAATTGAAGTTGTTAAACCCATGGACAACACTCAATTTTGTAAAAACTGCACCAGAATTAGAATAACTCCTGAAGGGAAAATTAAACCATGTTTACTTAGAAATGATAATTTAGTTGACCTCCTGGGGCCAATGCATAAAGGTTATTGTGATGATGAGCTTAAAAAATTGTTTTTAAAGGCTGTTAGAGATAGAGAACCATTTTTTACAGGTAAATGTTAA
- a CDS encoding DNA topoisomerase IV subunit A, which translates to MLNRREIAINKLKGLGARIIEDVNSANVPSIKVPSRGTSNLVYDEAKRYYVLGDRYGKRSLGNVKQIKKIAQMVYTANFCKDLIKTNKTATLRELYYISESWEEVDFGDQQESNIVGEDLEVTLGMSREDLGLMPEEDGASVYGNLVVKEDDVEINAIKSGKSGYTISPTIDDVEFVDHDVQRVIAVETMGMFHRLVQEKAYDKFDTLIVGLKGQAARATRRFLKRVNEELNLPVYICNDGDPWGFHIAMVIISGSAKLAHVNHDLATPDAKFLGVTASDIINYDLPTDPLKDIDVLRLKELLKDPRYKDELWKTEIKKMLKIGKKAEQQSFSKYGLEYVVDTYLPEKLDAM; encoded by the coding sequence ATGCTAAATAGAAGAGAAATCGCAATAAACAAGCTCAAAGGGTTAGGAGCACGAATTATAGAAGACGTTAACAGTGCTAACGTTCCTTCAATTAAAGTACCTTCCAGAGGTACTTCTAATTTGGTTTACGACGAAGCCAAGAGATACTATGTTCTTGGAGATAGATATGGTAAAAGATCCCTTGGTAACGTTAAGCAAATTAAAAAAATAGCTCAAATGGTCTACACAGCTAATTTCTGTAAAGACCTTATAAAAACAAATAAAACAGCTACTTTAAGGGAGCTTTATTATATTTCAGAAAGTTGGGAAGAAGTTGATTTTGGAGATCAGCAGGAATCAAACATTGTTGGGGAAGACCTGGAAGTTACACTCGGAATGTCCAGAGAAGACCTTGGTTTAATGCCAGAAGAAGATGGAGCTTCTGTTTATGGTAATCTTGTTGTTAAAGAAGATGATGTTGAAATTAATGCTATAAAATCAGGTAAATCAGGATATACTATTTCTCCTACAATTGATGATGTAGAATTTGTAGATCACGATGTCCAGAGAGTAATTGCAGTAGAAACAATGGGTATGTTTCACAGATTAGTTCAGGAAAAAGCATATGACAAATTTGATACGCTTATAGTTGGACTTAAGGGTCAGGCCGCCAGGGCAACAAGAAGGTTCCTTAAAAGAGTTAATGAAGAGCTTAATCTACCTGTCTATATCTGTAACGACGGAGACCCATGGGGATTCCATATCGCCATGGTAATAATATCTGGAAGTGCAAAGCTTGCACATGTTAACCATGACCTTGCAACACCTGATGCAAAGTTTTTAGGAGTAACTGCAAGTGATATAATTAATTATGACCTTCCAACCGATCCCTTAAAGGATATAGATGTTTTAAGACTTAAAGAACTGCTTAAAGATCCACGTTATAAAGATGAATTATGGAAAACTGAAATTAAGAAAATGCTTAAAATTGGGAAAAAGGCAGAACAGCAGTCATTTTCTAAATATGGTCTTGAATACGTGGTTGATACATATTTACCTGAGAAACTTGACGCAATGTAG